In a genomic window of Mycolicibacillus parakoreensis:
- a CDS encoding class I SAM-dependent methyltransferase, which yields MANEEQQRAWAQQGTDWVTHAAIFEAVLAPFTDAVCAAADLRPGARVLDVGCGSGALLQRATDLGAHPVGVDISEPMVAAARRRVPAAHVVLDDAQTADLRAIGDGAAFDRVVSRFGVMFFEDPVAAFTNIRAAVAPAARLAFVCWRDGDNPMFTAGVDVLAALLESPPPAPEPGAPGPLAFGQADRVRAVLADAGWAEVAVEAFDGVCDFRTETSDGVEERLTMLLANRTGVQARAEVTERRGAEGWAAVVEELRAVLRRHRVDGALTFPGHTWVVTATNPPD from the coding sequence GTGGCGAACGAGGAACAGCAGCGGGCGTGGGCGCAGCAGGGCACCGACTGGGTCACCCATGCGGCGATCTTCGAGGCGGTACTGGCCCCGTTCACCGATGCGGTGTGTGCGGCCGCCGATCTGCGCCCCGGCGCCCGGGTGCTCGATGTGGGCTGCGGGTCGGGTGCGCTGCTGCAGCGCGCCACCGACCTCGGGGCGCACCCGGTCGGTGTGGACATCTCCGAGCCGATGGTGGCCGCGGCACGCCGGCGGGTGCCGGCCGCGCACGTGGTGCTCGACGACGCCCAGACCGCTGATCTGCGCGCCATCGGCGACGGTGCGGCGTTCGATCGGGTCGTGTCCCGGTTCGGGGTGATGTTCTTCGAGGATCCGGTGGCTGCGTTCACCAACATCCGCGCCGCGGTGGCCCCGGCGGCGCGGTTGGCGTTCGTCTGCTGGCGCGACGGCGACAACCCGATGTTCACCGCCGGCGTCGACGTGCTGGCCGCGCTGCTGGAGTCTCCGCCGCCGGCCCCGGAGCCGGGCGCGCCGGGCCCGCTGGCGTTCGGTCAGGCCGATCGGGTGCGGGCCGTCCTGGCCGACGCCGGGTGGGCCGAGGTGGCCGTCGAGGCGTTCGACGGCGTCTGCGATTTCCGCACCGAAACCAGCGACGGTGTCGAGGAACGGCTGACGATGCTGCTGGCCAACCGCACCGGCGTGCAGGCCCGCGCCGAGGTGACCGAGCGGCGTGGCGCCGAGGGCTGGGCCGCGGTGGTCGAGGAGCTGCGCGCCGTGCTGCGCCGCCACCGCGTCGACGGCGCCCTGACGTTTCCCGGCCACACCTGGGTGGTGACCGCCACCAACCCGCCGGACTGA